A stretch of Lathyrus oleraceus cultivar Zhongwan6 chromosome 6, CAAS_Psat_ZW6_1.0, whole genome shotgun sequence DNA encodes these proteins:
- the LOC127096877 gene encoding protein SODIUM POTASSIUM ROOT DEFECTIVE 2, whose translation MKRMDIFCASQASTAICLSMEQASCSSSNAIQLGGRVIDRHNPLINDSRRSTSKNITAPCSSSQPPIDPKKKSSFTSSKSNGTRVYEQKKKKSTEDNVVAEHVNKSSKPVDSILKKRLVKLPADSNSITPHGSTRSLLSDRANLDGSSDYGHALALSKVVDKNDKDEPNPASKPDQVVVLRVSLHCKGCEGKLRKHISKMQGVSSFNIDFAAKKVTVVGNVTPLSVLESISKVKNAQFWPAIGSEINEAKYMY comes from the exons ATGAAAAGAATGGATATCTTCTGTGCTTCACAAGCATCAACAGCAATATGTCTTAGCATGGAACAAGCTTCTTGTTCCTCTTCCAATGCCATTCAACTAGGAGGAAGAGTCATTGATCGCCATAATCCTCTTATCAATGATTCAAGAAGAAGCACTTCCAAAAATATCACTGCTCCATGTTCTTCTTCTCAGCCACCCATTGACCCTAAGAAGAAAAGTTCTTTTACTTCCTCAAAGTCAAATGGAACTAGAGTTTATGAGCAGAAGAAGAAAAAAAGTACAGAAGATAATGTAGTCGCTGAACATGTCAACAAAAGTTCTAAGCCGGTTGATTCCATTCTGAAAAAGAGATTGGTTAAGTTACCTGCTGATTCAAATTCAATCACTCCACACGGTTCAACTAGATCTTTGCTCAGTGATAGAGCTAATCTAGATGGTTCTTCAGATTATGGTCATGCTTTGGCATTGAGTAAGGTTGTTGATAAAAACGATAAAGATGAGCCCAATCCTGCATCTAAACCTGACCAG GTTGTAGTACTAAGGGTTTCTTTACATTGCAAAGGGTGTGAAGGGAAGCTGAGAAAACACATCTCTAAAATGCAAG GAGTTAGTTCTTTTAACATAGATTTTGCTGCAAAGAAGGTGACAGTAGTTGGGAATGTGACTCCATTGAGTGTGTTGGAAAGCATATCAAAGGTGAAGAATGCACAATTTTGGCCAGCAATTGGATCTGAAATCAACGAAGCAAAATACATGTATTAA